The proteins below come from a single Camelus bactrianus isolate YW-2024 breed Bactrian camel chromosome 2, ASM4877302v1, whole genome shotgun sequence genomic window:
- the LOC105074966 gene encoding LOW QUALITY PROTEIN: GTPase Era, mitochondrial-like (The sequence of the model RefSeq protein was modified relative to this genomic sequence to represent the inferred CDS: inserted 1 base in 1 codon), which translates to MAAPGRRGAAFLRTLLGVWQRGPNAAREWVALLPSPLGCPRRCVSCAAGPAFSGPLLASASHPSGQNSALDCFLGLSQPDSSLTCPAPAVSIRKDEKDLLLVHRPDMPENPRVLRVVLLGAPNAGKSTLSNQLLGRKVFPVSKKVHTTRSQALGVITEKEAQVILLDTPGLISPAKQKRHNRELSLLEDPWKSMESADLVVVLVDVSDKWTRKQLSPQLLQCLIQFSQVPSILVMNXDCLKHKSVLLELTAALTEGVVNGKNLKMKQAFHSQPGTHAPSPAAKSPNTQSVGNPQRTGWPHFQEIFMLSALSPEDVRTLKQYLLAQARPGPWEFHSGVLTSQTPEEICTNIIREKLLEYLPQEVPYSVQQKTVMWDEGPNGELVIEQKLLVPKESHVRILIGPKGHLISQIAQEVGRNLMDIFFCEVQLRLAVKLLK; encoded by the exons ATGGCTGCCCCAGGCAGGCGTGGGGCTGCGTTCCTTCGGACCTTATTAGGGGTCTGGCAGCGGGGCCCCAATGCCGCGAGGGAGTGGGTGGCCCTGCTCCCCTCGCCCTTGGGCTGTCCGCGGAGATGCGTTTCCTGTGCCGCGGGCCCTGCTTTCTCTGGTCCCCTCCTGGCCTCAGCTTCTCACCCCTCTGGCCAGAACTCAGCCCTGGACTGCTTCCTTGGACTCTCTCAGCCCGACAGTTCGTTGACTTGTCCCGCCCCCGCCGTGTCCATACGCAAAGATGAGAAGGATCTCCTCTTGGTCCATCGCCCCGACATGCCTGAGAACCCCCGGGTCCTACGAGTGGTCCTCCTGGGTGCCCCGAACGCAGGGAAGTCAACCCTCTCCAACCAGCTGCTGGGCCGAAAAGTGTTCCCGGTCTCCAAGAAGGTGCACACCACTCGCAGCCAAGCTCTAGGGGTCATCACAGAGAAAGAGGCCCAGGTGATTCTGCTTGACACACCTGGCCTCATCAGCCCTGCTAAACAGAAAAGGCACAATCGGGAGCTCTCTTTGTTGGAAGATCCATGGAAGAGCATGGAATCTGCTGATCTGGTTGTGGTTCTTGTGGATGTCTCCGACAAGTGGACTCGGAAGCAGCTCAGTCCCCAGTTGCTCCAGTGCCTGATCCAGTTCTCCCAAGTCCCCAGCATCCTTGTTATGA AAGATTGCCTGAAGCATAAGTCTGTTCTCCTGGAGCTCACAGCGGCCCTCACTGAAGGTGTGGTCAACGGCAAGAATCTCAAAATGAAGCAGGCCTTCCACTCACAGCCGGGCACTCATGCCCCTAGCCCAGCAGCTAAGAGCCCAAACACACAGTCTGTGGGAAACCCTCAGAGGACTGGCTGGCCCCACTTCCAGGAGATCTTCATGCTGTCAGCCCTAAGCCCGGAGGATGTCAGGACACTAAAGCAATACCTCCTGGCGCAGGCCCGGCCAGGGCCCTGGGAGTTCCACAGTGGAGTCCTTACCAGCCAGACACCTGAGGAGATCTGCACCAACATCATCCGAGAGAAGCTTCTAGAGTACCTGCCCCAGGAGGTGCCCTACAGTGTCCAGCAGAAGACAGTGATGTGGGATGAAGGGCCAAATGGGGAGCTGGTGATAGAGCAGAAGCTTCTGGTGCCCAAAGAATCTCATGTGAGGATCCTGATCGGTCCAAAGGGACACCTGATCTCCCAGATCGCACAGGAGGTGGGCCGCAACCTCATGGACATCTTCTTCTGTGAAGTTCAGCTCCGCCTAGCTGTGAAACTCCTCAAGTGA